Below is a window of Halarcobacter anaerophilus DNA.
GATATAAAAAAAAGAATTGACAAAAGCGATTTATACGGTTTTTTCTCTTTTAACAACCAGCTAGATTATTTTGCAAAAAGATTTAGAATAAATATATACCATAAAGAGGAAAAAATATTAAATATCCAACAAGCAAAAGAGCTTATTGCTTTTTCTAAAAAAGAGTATATTAAGCATATTCTAATTCCCGAAAACTCGGATTCTAAAGTTGCATATGCTTTTAAAGGCTACATAGACGGCAAAGTTGTCGAATATGATATCTATTCACAATACTGGAAAGTCAATTTATATAGAATACTAAGAGGAATTGAAAACTTTTAGTAGTTATTTTTATATAAACCTATAATCTCCCTTTTCTTTTCTGCTTACTTTTTATGAAAATCTATAATCAAAAGTTAAAAAAATGCCGATTTGTCTAAAAAAATGACATAAAAATATATAGTTGTATAGTATATATACAAAAAAAGAAAAATTATTTTTTCATTTTGTAGTAATATTTCATATTATGAAGGGAGTTTTTAAATGTCAAAAAACTTAGTAGATTATAAGGGAATAAAAGTAAAAAAAGAGCTCTATCCTTTGATAAAACATATTGAAGATGTTGATAAATATAGAGAAGAATTAGGAAGACTCAGCTCTTCATGGGATATTTTTGCTCTTTTAGGACAACTTGGTGATATAAATATAGATATAGGAAAAACAAAAGAAAATTTTTTAAATCTAACAACAACATTATTAAATCATTTAAGCGATGAAACTGTTAAAAAAACAACACAAGAGATGCATTTTAAAGCCCAAGTGGCTATTGATATAGTAATCAGAAATTTATTTGAAAGAACGGCAGATATAGGATTTTTGGCAACAGACGATGATATTAGAGAATTTATATTGCATTTTGTATCAAAATATGACAAAGAGAGTAATCTTTTAAAAGATCAAATCAGAAAAAGATTTTTAGAGTATGTAAAAAAGTATTCAGTATATTATGATATTGTTTTAGCCGACACAAAAGGAAAAATTTTAGCCAGACTTGATGATAATATAAAAGTTGAAACTATAGACTCTAACTTGGTAAGTAAAATTTTAAATACGAGTGAAGAGTATGTTGAAACGTATAACTCTCACAATTTTCTACCTCAATATAAAAAATCTTTAGTTTACTCTTATAAAGTAACCAGAACAAATGATTTTAATTCAGAATCATTAGGAGTTTTATGCCTTTGTTTTAAATTTAACGATGAAATGCAAGGAATATTCAGCAATTTAGCCGATAAAAAAAATAAAGAAACCTTAGCTCTTTTAGATGAAGACGGATATGTGATTGCATCAAGTGACGAAAACTGTATCTCTTTAAATTCAAAACAAGAAATTGTATTAGATGAAGATTATAAAATAGTATCTTTTGCAGGAAGAGATTTTATTGCAAAAACATGTTTGACAAACGGATATCAAGGCTTTAAAGGTCTAAAATGGTACGGACATATTATGATTCCCTTGGAGTATGCTTTTTTAAGTGAAGAATCAAATGCCACAAAAGAGGTTGACGAACATATAATAGAAGCAATGATGGAAAATGAGCAACACTTTTCAAGAGAACTTAAAGAGGTTTTTAATAAAAGTAAAAATATCCAAGATAATCTAAGTCGTGTAATTTGGAACGGGAATGTTGCTCAAAGTAAAATAAACTCTTCAAATAGAGATTTTTCAAAATCACTGTTATCGGAAATAGGTGTTACAGGCTCAAAAGCAAACTCCTCTTTGAACAATTTAAATAGAACAATTATAAACTCTATTTTAAAAGATAGCGAGTTTTTATCTTCTCTTGCTATTGATATTATGGACAGAAATCTCTATGAAAGGGCAAATGACTGCAGATGGTGGGCATTAACCACATATTTTAGAACTGCTTTTGACGACAATGATTCTTTAATACATAAAGAAGAGGAGATCTCTTCTATATTAAAATATATAAATGATTTATATACTGTTTATACAAATCTTTTAGTATTTGACAAACATGGAAAAATCGTTGCCGTTTCAAATGAAAAAGAGAAACACTTAGTAGGAAAAGTTTTATCAAACAGCTGGGTTGAAAAAACATTAAACTTAAAAGATACTCAAAAATATTGTGTTTCAGATTTTGAAAAAACTACTCTATATGATAATGAATCAACATATATCTATTGCAGCGCTATTAGATCTTTTCAAGATGAAAACATTATAAACGGCGGAATCGCAGTAGTATTCGATTCAAAACCGCAGTTTCAAGCTATGCTTCAAGAATCTCTTCCAAGTGACAACAGCTCTGTTTTTGCTTTGTTTACGGATAGAGATAAAAATGTAATCTCTTCAACAAACGAAAGTATAACAGTAGATTCTAAAATAGATATCGAAGATAGATTTTTTCAACTTAAAAACGGTGAGAAAATAAGCGAAATAATAGAAATAGACAATAAATATTATGCTTTGGGAGTTAGATGTTCAAAAGGTTATAGAGAGTACAAAAGTGCAAGTGATGATTATATAAACGATGTTTTTTGTTTAGTTTTTATTTATATCGGCAAAAAGTGTTTAAACGGTTTGTCTAAAATAAAAAGAAAAAAATTTATAAACAGCAATATTTTAAAAAAATCTTTTGATAAAAACAGTGTCGAATTGGCAACTTTTAATTTAGGTAAAAAATTTCTGGCAGTTCATGCTAAAAACGTAATTGAATCCATAGGAACGGACAAATTAGAAAAGTCTATTGAGATGGATAAAAAAAATCCTTTTAAAGGAATGGTCTTACATAAAGATAGATTAATATCGATTTTAGATATAAGAAGTTTTATAAATGAAGAGATAAAAGACGAAGATCTAAAAACAATAATTCTTTTAGAGTATGATAAAGACAATAAAGAGCACTGTATAGGAATTTTAGTCTCTTCTTTAGAGAGTATCTCAGTAGTAGAAGATAAAGCTATACAACAAATTCAAAGTCACTTTTTAGGAGCCGGAACTTTAGTTGAGAGTATTGTTGAAATCGATGATTTAGATGAACCTCAAGTTGCAATGATTTTGGATATTAAAAAAATCGACGATAATTTAACTCAAAGGGATAAAACTAATTAGAAACTTATATGCTAGGTTAAAACATTTTGGATAGAATTATAAGAAAATTTAAAGATAGAGAATGTTTTTACCTACAACAAAAGAAGAGATGACTGCCCTTGGCTGGCAACAGTGTGATGTAATATTAATAAGCGGTGATGCCTATATAGATTCTCCTTTTATAGGAGTTGCCGTAGTTGGAAGAATACTTGAAAACTTAGGTTTCAAAGTAGGAATTATAGGTCAGCCTGATTTAAACAGTGAAGATATAAAAAGACTTGGTGAACCAAGACTTTACTGGGGAGTAAGCGGCGGAAGTATTGATTCTATGGTTTCCAACTATACTGCAACCAAAAAATTTAGAAACAGTGACGATTATACTCCGGGCGGTAAAAACGACAAAAGACCGGACAGAGCTACTTTAGTATATACAAATCTAATTAGAAGACATTTTAAAGATACAGTTCCTATTGTTCTTGGAGGAATAGAGGCTAGTTTAAGAAGAACTACTCATTATGATTTTTGGTCAAATCGTTTGCGAAAACCTATTTTATTTGATTCAAAAGCGGATTATCTTATTTATGGAATGGGAGAGACTGCAATAAGAGAGTTTTCAACTGCTCTTGATAAAGGTTTAAATCCCAAAGAGGTTAGGGGAGTTTGTTATATCTCAAAAGAACCTGTAGAAGAGTATATTCAACTGCCTAGCCATGATGAATGTTTAAAAAACAAAGAAAAATATATTGATCTTTTCGATGATTTTTATAAAAACAATGATCCCATAAGTGCAAAAGGACTCTGCCAAAAAATAGATAATAGATACTCTATACAAAATCCTCCTTGTGACTATTTAAATGAAGAAGAAATGGATGAGGTCTCTTCATATAAATATCAAAGAGATCTTCACCCTTTCCATAAACCCCAAGGTAAAGTTAAATGTTTGGAGACTATAAAATACTCTATTCAAACACACCACGGATGTTGGGGTGAATGTAATTTTTGTGCAATTGGAGTTCATCAAGGAAGAACTATTAGAACAAGAAGTGAAAAAAATATTCTTTGGGAAGCAAAAGAGTTTGTCAAAGACAAAGAGTTTAAAGGTATTATTTCCGATGTCGGAGGTCCTACTGCAAATATGTACGGTTATGAGTGTGGTAAAAAACTCAAAAAAGGAACTTGTGATGATATTAGATGCGTAGATTTTGACAGACTTTGCAAAGCTATGAAAGTAGATCATAGCAGACACTTAAAACTTCTAAGAGATATAAGACAGGTTCCGGGAATCAAAAAAGCATTTGTTGCTTCGGGATTAAGATATGATTTTATTCCTGCTGATAAAAAGCATGGATATGAGTATTTAAAAGAGCTTGTAAATCATCATATAAGCGGGCAAATGAAAGTTGCTCCCGAACACACTTCCGACAGAGTTCTAAAACTTATGGGAAAGCCCGGGAAACAGCCTCTAATAGAGTTTAAAAAAATGTATGACAGATTAAATAAAGAAGCGGGTAAAAAGCAGTTTTTAACTTACTATTTAATTGCAGCACATCCCGGATGTGAAGAGAAAGATATGCATGAGCTAAAACAGTTCACTACCCATGAACTGAAAATGAATCCCGAACAAGCTCAAATTTTCACTCCTACTCCGGGAACTTACTCTTCTGTTATGTATTATACTGAAATGGATCCTGTAAGCAGAAAAAAAATTTATGTTGAAAAAGAGAGAAACAGAAAAGAGAGACAAAAAGACATTGTAATTGATAAAAAATATTATCAAAGAAGAAAAAAATCAAATAACGGAATGCAAAGCTAAGGATTGTTATGAAAAATTTTTTATTATTGTTATTAATAAGCGTTTGTACAAATGTATATGCAATATCTCCCGATTTTATAAAAATTATGGGATATGAATCAACATATGACAAGGCTTTACAAAAAGCAAAAAAAGAGAATAAAAATATAATGATGGTAGTTGTTCAGAAATCTTGTCCCTGGTGCAGGAAAATGGAAAAACAGACACTAAAAAAAGAGCAAATAGATAGTTTGATTAAAAAAAGATTTATTCCTTTGTTAGTTGACGAAGCATCAAAAGATTATCCTAAAAAATTTGAGGCGAAACTCTTCCCTACAACTATATTTATAGATATAAAAAATGAGAAACAAATAAGTAAAGTTTTAGGCTATAAAAATAAAAAAGAGTTTAAAAAAATTTTAGAAGAGGTTAATAAAAAATGAAAAAATTAATTCTGTTTCTACTTTTTACTCTCTACTCTTTTGCTGTTACGCCATACTCTTTGGAAAATTTAAAAGAGGTAAATTTAAAAGTTTTAAACAAAAAAAATGAGATCTCAGAAAAACTTGAAAAAAGACTTAACGAAGATATTAAAGTTAAACTTGAAAAAGCGGGAATAAAAACAAAAACGGAAAAATATTCAAATTTTCTTGTGAAGATAAAAATCAATAAGATTAAAGATATAAATTTTGTAAGAACATCAATAATGATAAGTGAAGATGTAATTCCTTTAAGAGACAAAGATGTTGAGGCTTTGGCTATAACATATAAAAAAGACGACAGTTTTGAAGCTGAAAATTTAGAAAAAGATATTTATGAATCAATAGTCGACTATCTTTTAGAAGATTTTTTAGAACAATACAAAGATGAAAATTAGACTCTGTCTTATTAAAGTTATAGAGAGATTTGGATAAAATTACACTCTTTTTTAAAACACAAGATAAAAGTATTGATAAGGAAACAGAAGATGAAAAAACTTTTTTTAATCATTGGAGCGCCAGGTTCAGGTAAAACTACAGATGCAGAATTAATTGCGGAAAAACACCCGAATATTACCCACTACTCAACAGGAGATATGTTTAGAGCAGAAGTTGCAAGCGGGTCTCAAAGAGGTCAATTAATCGACTCATATGTATCAAAAGGAAATTTAGTACCTATTGATATTGTAATTGAAACAATTGTTGGTGCAATCAAAAAAGCTCCTACTGAAGTTGTTGTTATTGACGGATACCCAAGAAGCGGTGAACAAATGACGGAACTTGATAAATATCTGGCAACAGAGAGTGAAGTAGAGTTAGTAAACACTATTGAAGTTGAAGTATCTGAAGAAGTGGCAAAAGATAGAGTATTGGGAAGAGCAAGAGGTGCTGATGATAATGTTGAAGTATTCAATAACAGAATGAAAGTTTATACTGAACCTTTAGCGCAGATTCAAGAGTTCTATACACAAAAAAATATTTTGAAAAAAATCAACGGTGAAAGAACTATTGAAGAGATTGTAAATGAAATGGATAAATTTATCCAATCAAGAATCTAATGAATAAAAAAGTTAATTTTTACTCTGTAATAATAGGTACGGAGTTACTTAACGGGCGAAGAAAAGATGCCCATTTTTCTTTTTTAAATGAACAATTACTAAAAAGAGGCTGGAGACATAAAGCCTCTTTCGTAATTGAAGATGACACTACACTAATGGAAAATATCTATAATCTTATAAAAGCTGATGAAAATTCCGTAATGTTCAGTTACGGAGGAATAGGTTCGACTCCCGATGATTATACTAGAGAAGTAGCAGGGAAAGTTTTTACTAACGGTAAAATGGAATATAACCGAGAATCAAAAAGATTAATTGAAAAACAGTTCAAAGAAGAGGCATATCCTCATAGAATTCATATGGCAAATTTGCCGCTAAATGCGAAATTGTTAAAAAATGTAGTAAATAATGTTCCCGGGTTTTATTTAGAAGATAGATTTTTCTTTACTCCTGGATTCCCTTCTATGAGCCAAGCAATGGTTATTGAAGCTTTGGATAAATATTATACGAAAAATCTTTTACAAAGATATAGAAAAACATTAACTGCCCAATGCAGTGAAAATGATTTAATAAATATTATGAAAATTGTTCCAAAAGAGGTTGAGCTTTCATCTTTACCAAGAATGATTGATGATAGAAAAATGGTTGTAATCTCTTTAAGTTCGGAAAACAAACTGTTAGTTGAAAACTATTTTCAAAAATTTGTAGACTTTTTAGAACAAACTTCTATTGAATATATTTTAGAAGATATAAGCAAATAGCTTTTTATATCTTTTCAAACTCCCTGTATCTCGCAAACTTTTCTTAAAAAAAATATTTTAAGATTATTTTTAGCTAAATTATTTTTTTATGATTTATAATTCTGTTGTATAAATTTTATTAAGCAGGTATAAATGACAAAACAAAAACTTGAGCAAATTAGTAATTATGTATATTGTGACAGTCTTTTAAACTCACTTGATATTGAGACAAAATTACTTCCTAACCCTTATTACGATTATCCTTATTTGATAATAAAGGATTTTTTCTCTAAAGAGGTGTGCAGTGAAATAATTAAATCAATTAAAAAAGACGAAGATGCAATTGATGCAAAAGTTAAGTCAAAAAATTATGCAAATCATATAAATAAAAATATAAGAAAAACAAAAATTTATAAACTAGAACAAGAGTATAAAAAAATTTATAATAAAATGTTCAAACTTCATCAAGCAAAAATTGAAAATTTTTTTAATATAGCTCTTACTACAAGTACGAAAATACAAGTTCTTGAATATACTAAAGGCTCTTTTTACGTGGCTCACAGCGATGATTCAAATATGATAAGAAAAGATGATAATCTAATAGGCTTTAAAAGAATTTCAAATAATAGAAAACTAACAAGCGTGCTTTTCGCGACAGGTCACGGCAGCAGTGGTGATATTAACAGTTTTTTTGGAGGAGAACTTCTTTTTAATTATCTTTATGATGAAAAGGGAAATAATATTAAAATAGAACCGGATGCCGGAGATATGATTTTGTTTTTAAGTAATCCATATTTTACCCATGAAGTTTTGGAAGTAAAAAGCGGATATAGATTATCAATAGTTCAATGGCATGATGCTTTGATAAATTAAGTAATTTTTTTTCTATCTTTATTAAGTTATAATATTTTTTTATAAACTCAATAAAAAGGTAAAATATGGATCAAAATGGATTATCTCATGCTTTAATTTTAGATAAAAAGGGTGGAGCCAAAGAGATTTCATATGAACAAATAAGCAGTTTTGAGAAATCTCAAGGAATTTTATGGGTTCATTTTGATTATACGAATCCTCAAGCAATTCAATGGATTACGGACAAAAGTAATATAGACCCCATAGCTGTGGAACTTCTTCTTGCAGAAGATACAAGACCTAGAACTATAGTATTAGAAGATAATGTTTTACTTGCATTAAGAGCCGTTGATTTAAACCCTGATTCAAACCCCGAAGAGATGATATCTTTAAGACTTTTTATAAGTGAAAATTTGATTATTACTACCAAAAAAAGAGATTTACTCTCTATTAAAGATCTTCTTACTCTTTTTAAACAAAAAAAAGGACCTGTCAACAGCTCAGAGTTTTTGATTACAATAACAGACAGGCTAACTTTTAGAATGGACGGAACAATTGATAAAATAGAAGATAGAGTCTCTGAAGTTGAAGAGCTGTTGCTTGAATCGGACGATAATATGGAGTTAAGAAGTAAAATAGCAGCGATTAGAAGAGAAGCAATTACTATAAGAAGATATTTATCTCCTCAAAAAGAGGCTATTTCTTTGTTATACCATGAAAAGGTTTCATGGCTGGATGATTACAACAGAATAGAGTTAAGAGAGGTTAATAATCAGTTAGTCAATTATATTGAAGATTTAGATTCAATTAATGAAAAAATCACCTTGATAAAAGATGAACTTACAAATATAAGAAGTGATCAAATGAATCAAAGGATGTACGTATTATCTATTATTTCCGTTATTTTTCTTCCTTTGAGTTTTTTAACGGGACTTTTCGGTATAAACGTAGGAGGAATACCGGGAGCACAGGATAGCAGCTCTTTTGAAATTTTCTCTGTTCTTCTTATTGGTATAGGATTTTTACAGTTTTTGATATTAAAAAAATATAAATGGATTTAAGATGGAAGAAAAAATCATAGAGTTAAAAAATTATTTATTAGACGCAATTGAAAATTATAAAAAAGGTAATTTTGAAGAACACCCTTATGATCTTGCAAAAGAGCTTGAAAAATTAAGAGATTTAGATGAAACCGAATATGAATCTATTTGTAAAAAGATTCCAAGTGAACTTTTTGCCGAAATCCTTTGTGAAATGCCAAGCTATATTCAAGAAGAGATTGTTGAGGTAATAAGTGATAAAAAAGTTGCAAATATTGCTTCAAATATGGATAGTGACGATGCTTCGGAATTTATCTATAATATCTCTCAAAAAGACGAAGAGGCTGCTCAAACTATTCTTTCCAAATTGGATGAAGAAGATAAACAGATAATTGAAAAATTAAACTCTTATGAAGAGAATGAAGCAGGTTCCTATATGCAAAGCGAGTTGTTTATGGCAACGTTAAACGAACAAATAGGAACAGCATTAAAAAGATTAAAAAAGTTAAAAAACGAAGATCATTTAGATAATATTTTTCATGTCTTTTTAGTTGATAAAAAGGGTAAACTAATAGGTTCAATCGGTCTTGAAGAGTTGATTTTATTTGATAAAGAGCAAGGTTTTAATGAAATTCCCCAAGATAAAATAAAAAACTATGCCTGTAACCATAAAAGCGATATAAGCGAAGTAGTTGAAATGTTTACCCACTACAATCTAAGTTCTTTGGCAATAGTTGATGAAAAAGAGAAACTTATAGGAAGAATTACCCATGATGATATTCATGACGTAATTCAAGAACAAGATACAAAACAAATCTACTCTTTAGCAGGGGTTAACGATGATGCCGAGCATGAAGAGAGTATTTATTTAATAGGGAAAAAAAGAGCAGTGTGGTTGGGTATAAACTTAATAACTGCAATTTTAGCTTCAGTAGTAATCGGTCTTTTTGATTCTACTATTCAATCTTTAGTTGCTCTTGCGGTGTTAATGCCGATAGTTGCATCAATGGGCGGAAATGCGGGAACTCAAACCTTAACCGTAACCGTAAGACAAATGGCTTTGGGGGAAATTAGTTATGAAGATGCAAAAAAAACTATTACAAAAGAGGTTTTAATCTCTTTGGCAAACGGTTTTTTATTTGCTTTAGTTATAGGAATAATAGCTTTTCTTTGGTTTAAAATTCCTCTTTTAGGTTTAGTAATAGCTTTATCAATGATTATAAATCTTTTAAGTGCAGGATTTTTCGGTGCGGTAATACCTATACTTTTAGAAAAGTTTGAGATTGATCCTGCTATTGGTTCGACGGTTATTCTAACAACGGTAACTGACGTGGTGGGTTTTTTCAGCTTTTTAGGTTTGGCAACG
It encodes the following:
- a CDS encoding YgiQ family radical SAM protein, translated to MFLPTTKEEMTALGWQQCDVILISGDAYIDSPFIGVAVVGRILENLGFKVGIIGQPDLNSEDIKRLGEPRLYWGVSGGSIDSMVSNYTATKKFRNSDDYTPGGKNDKRPDRATLVYTNLIRRHFKDTVPIVLGGIEASLRRTTHYDFWSNRLRKPILFDSKADYLIYGMGETAIREFSTALDKGLNPKEVRGVCYISKEPVEEYIQLPSHDECLKNKEKYIDLFDDFYKNNDPISAKGLCQKIDNRYSIQNPPCDYLNEEEMDEVSSYKYQRDLHPFHKPQGKVKCLETIKYSIQTHHGCWGECNFCAIGVHQGRTIRTRSEKNILWEAKEFVKDKEFKGIISDVGGPTANMYGYECGKKLKKGTCDDIRCVDFDRLCKAMKVDHSRHLKLLRDIRQVPGIKKAFVASGLRYDFIPADKKHGYEYLKELVNHHISGQMKVAPEHTSDRVLKLMGKPGKQPLIEFKKMYDRLNKEAGKKQFLTYYLIAAHPGCEEKDMHELKQFTTHELKMNPEQAQIFTPTPGTYSSVMYYTEMDPVSRKKIYVEKERNRKERQKDIVIDKKYYQRRKKSNNGMQS
- a CDS encoding 2OG-Fe(II) oxygenase — its product is MTKQKLEQISNYVYCDSLLNSLDIETKLLPNPYYDYPYLIIKDFFSKEVCSEIIKSIKKDEDAIDAKVKSKNYANHINKNIRKTKIYKLEQEYKKIYNKMFKLHQAKIENFFNIALTTSTKIQVLEYTKGSFYVAHSDDSNMIRKDDNLIGFKRISNNRKLTSVLFATGHGSSGDINSFFGGELLFNYLYDEKGNNIKIEPDAGDMILFLSNPYFTHEVLEVKSGYRLSIVQWHDALIN
- a CDS encoding competence/damage-inducible protein A — encoded protein: MNKKVNFYSVIIGTELLNGRRKDAHFSFLNEQLLKRGWRHKASFVIEDDTTLMENIYNLIKADENSVMFSYGGIGSTPDDYTREVAGKVFTNGKMEYNRESKRLIEKQFKEEAYPHRIHMANLPLNAKLLKNVVNNVPGFYLEDRFFFTPGFPSMSQAMVIEALDKYYTKNLLQRYRKTLTAQCSENDLINIMKIVPKEVELSSLPRMIDDRKMVVISLSSENKLLVENYFQKFVDFLEQTSIEYILEDISK
- the mgtE gene encoding magnesium transporter; translation: MEEKIIELKNYLLDAIENYKKGNFEEHPYDLAKELEKLRDLDETEYESICKKIPSELFAEILCEMPSYIQEEIVEVISDKKVANIASNMDSDDASEFIYNISQKDEEAAQTILSKLDEEDKQIIEKLNSYEENEAGSYMQSELFMATLNEQIGTALKRLKKLKNEDHLDNIFHVFLVDKKGKLIGSIGLEELILFDKEQGFNEIPQDKIKNYACNHKSDISEVVEMFTHYNLSSLAIVDEKEKLIGRITHDDIHDVIQEQDTKQIYSLAGVNDDAEHEESIYLIGKKRAVWLGINLITAILASVVIGLFDSTIQSLVALAVLMPIVASMGGNAGTQTLTVTVRQMALGEISYEDAKKTITKEVLISLANGFLFALVIGIIAFLWFKIPLLGLVIALSMIINLLSAGFFGAVIPILLEKFEIDPAIGSTVILTTVTDVVGFFSFLGLATIILL
- a CDS encoding chemotaxis protein CheW codes for the protein MSKNLVDYKGIKVKKELYPLIKHIEDVDKYREELGRLSSSWDIFALLGQLGDINIDIGKTKENFLNLTTTLLNHLSDETVKKTTQEMHFKAQVAIDIVIRNLFERTADIGFLATDDDIREFILHFVSKYDKESNLLKDQIRKRFLEYVKKYSVYYDIVLADTKGKILARLDDNIKVETIDSNLVSKILNTSEEYVETYNSHNFLPQYKKSLVYSYKVTRTNDFNSESLGVLCLCFKFNDEMQGIFSNLADKKNKETLALLDEDGYVIASSDENCISLNSKQEIVLDEDYKIVSFAGRDFIAKTCLTNGYQGFKGLKWYGHIMIPLEYAFLSEESNATKEVDEHIIEAMMENEQHFSRELKEVFNKSKNIQDNLSRVIWNGNVAQSKINSSNRDFSKSLLSEIGVTGSKANSSLNNLNRTIINSILKDSEFLSSLAIDIMDRNLYERANDCRWWALTTYFRTAFDDNDSLIHKEEEISSILKYINDLYTVYTNLLVFDKHGKIVAVSNEKEKHLVGKVLSNSWVEKTLNLKDTQKYCVSDFEKTTLYDNESTYIYCSAIRSFQDENIINGGIAVVFDSKPQFQAMLQESLPSDNSSVFALFTDRDKNVISSTNESITVDSKIDIEDRFFQLKNGEKISEIIEIDNKYYALGVRCSKGYREYKSASDDYINDVFCLVFIYIGKKCLNGLSKIKRKKFINSNILKKSFDKNSVELATFNLGKKFLAVHAKNVIESIGTDKLEKSIEMDKKNPFKGMVLHKDRLISILDIRSFINEEIKDEDLKTIILLEYDKDNKEHCIGILVSSLESISVVEDKAIQQIQSHFLGAGTLVESIVEIDDLDEPQVAMILDIKKIDDNLTQRDKTN
- a CDS encoding adenylate kinase encodes the protein MKKLFLIIGAPGSGKTTDAELIAEKHPNITHYSTGDMFRAEVASGSQRGQLIDSYVSKGNLVPIDIVIETIVGAIKKAPTEVVVIDGYPRSGEQMTELDKYLATESEVELVNTIEVEVSEEVAKDRVLGRARGADDNVEVFNNRMKVYTEPLAQIQEFYTQKNILKKINGERTIEEIVNEMDKFIQSRI
- a CDS encoding zinc transporter ZntB, whose protein sequence is MDQNGLSHALILDKKGGAKEISYEQISSFEKSQGILWVHFDYTNPQAIQWITDKSNIDPIAVELLLAEDTRPRTIVLEDNVLLALRAVDLNPDSNPEEMISLRLFISENLIITTKKRDLLSIKDLLTLFKQKKGPVNSSEFLITITDRLTFRMDGTIDKIEDRVSEVEELLLESDDNMELRSKIAAIRREAITIRRYLSPQKEAISLLYHEKVSWLDDYNRIELREVNNQLVNYIEDLDSINEKITLIKDELTNIRSDQMNQRMYVLSIISVIFLPLSFLTGLFGINVGGIPGAQDSSSFEIFSVLLIGIGFLQFLILKKYKWI
- a CDS encoding thioredoxin family protein, translating into MKNFLLLLLISVCTNVYAISPDFIKIMGYESTYDKALQKAKKENKNIMMVVVQKSCPWCRKMEKQTLKKEQIDSLIKKRFIPLLVDEASKDYPKKFEAKLFPTTIFIDIKNEKQISKVLGYKNKKEFKKILEEVNKK